A single Cucumis melo cultivar AY chromosome 4, USDA_Cmelo_AY_1.0, whole genome shotgun sequence DNA region contains:
- the LOC103503535 gene encoding AT-hook motif nuclear-localized protein 23-like has translation MAGLDLGNRYIHQLQTPNFNLPIHHHHHHHPDSQSHHDDDESPHHPLEFVPTTATTTDMVASRRPRGRPPGSKNKPKPPVIITRESANTLRAHILEVGSGCDVFDSIATYARRRQRGICILSGNGMVNNVNLRQPTATGSVLTLQGRFEILSLSGSFLPPPAPPGATSLTIYLAGGQGQVVGGNVVGELVAAGPVTIIAASFTNVAYERLPLEDQEQEQQEQEQDQMQPPTSQGGGNSVGGGGSNNPFPDPSSGLPFFNLPINMQNQIQLPF, from the coding sequence ATGGCTGGTTTGGATTTAGGCAATCGCTATATTCACCAACTTCAAACCCCTAATTTCAACCTCCCTATACACCATCATCACCACCACCATCCCGACTCTCAATCTCATCACGATGACGACGAATCCCCCCATCATCCCTTGGAATTTGTCCCCACCACCGCCACCACCACCGATATGGTTGCCTCTCGTCGGCCACGCGGTCGTCCACCCGGTTCTAAAAACAAGCCAAAGCCACCGGTCATCATAACTCGGGAAAGCGCCAATACTCTAAGGGCTCATATTCTCGAGGTTGGTAGTGGGTGTGACGTCTTTGATAGCATCGCCACTTATGCTCGTCGTCGCCAACGCGGGATCTGCATCTTAAGTGGGAACGGAATGGTAAACAATGTCAACTTAAGGCAACCGACTGCAACGGGGTCTGTGTTAACTCTACAAGGAAGGTTTGAGATATTATCCCTTTCTGGATCTTTCTTGCCGCCGCCTGCTCCACCCGGCGCCACTAGTTTGACTATATACTTAGCCGGTGGACAAGGGCAAGTGGTCGGTGGAAACGTTGTCGGAGAATTAGTGGCAGCAGGGCCAGTGACAATCATCGCTGCATCGTTTACAAATGTAGCGTATGAGAGATTACCACTAGAAGATcaagaacaagaacaacaaGAACAGGAACAAGATCAGATGCAGCCACCAACGTCGCAGGGTGGTGGCAATAGCGTCGGTGGCGGTGGAAGCAATAACCCATTTCCAGATCCATCTTCAGGGCTTCCTTTCTTCAATTTGCCAATAAATATGCAAAACCAAATTCAACTACCGTTCTAA
- the LOC103503536 gene encoding auxin-responsive protein SAUR78, producing MVFPLHYLTLKQYYISLPVLTKPQMGCLVLPCYVMKRRRRRSTRPHLGYHRLHKSNFGRNDSSDAESSLVKVVAGKERREFLVDPFVLEENPFRTLIEKGGDSDDDEDGDGDHGKKKRVIFVDVDAILFEHLLWLMYNDCSSLFKLNVEEILDFYAQDF from the coding sequence ATGGTTTTTCCTCTACACTATTTAACGCTAAAACAATACTATATATCTTTACCTGTTCTAACAAAACCCCAAATGGGTTGTTTGGTTCTTCCTTGCTACGTCATGAAGAGACGACGCCGGAGATCAACCCGACCGCACCTCGGCTACCACCGTCTCCACAAATCCAACTTCGGCCGCAACGATAGCAGCGATGCGGAGAGTAGTCTAGTGAAGGTTGTGGCGggaaaagagagaagagaatTCTTAGTAGACCCTTTTGTGTTGGAAGAAAATCCGTTTCGGACTTTGATCGAAAAGGGAGGAGATTCAGATGACGATGAAGATGGAGATGGAgatcatggaaaaaagaaaagggttaTATTTGTTGATGTTGATGCTATTTTGTTTGAGCATTTGCTATGGCTAATGTATAACGATTGTTCTTCTTTGTTTAAGCTAAATGTAGAGGAAATTCTTGACTTTTATGCTCAAGATTTTTAG